Sequence from the Nocardia cyriacigeorgica GUH-2 genome:
CCGACACCCAGCAGGCCTCCTTCGAGGACGCCTACGTCCTGCTGCACCGGGAGAAGATCAGCTCGCTGCCCGATTTCCTGCCGCTGCTGGAGAAGATCGCCGAATCCGGCAAGCCGGTGCTGATCATCGCCGAAGACGTCGAGGGCGAGGCGCTGTCCACCCTGGTGGTCAACGCCATCCGCAAGACGATCAAGGCGGTCGCGGTCAAGGCGCCGTTCTTCGGTGACCGCCGCAAGGCCTTCCTCGACGACCTCGCCGTCGTCACCGCGGGCACCGTGGTCAACCCCGACCTCGGCATCAACCTGCGTGAGGCCGGTCTCGAGGTGCTCGGCAAGGCGCGTCGCGTCGTCGTCACCAAGGACGACACCACCATCATCGACGGTGCGGGCACGGCCGAGGACATCGCGGCCCGCGGCGCCCAGCTGCGTCGCGAGATCGAGGCGACCGACTCCGATTGGGATCGGGAGAAGCTGGAAGAGCGGCTGGCCAAGCTGGCCGGCGGCGTCGCGGTGATCAAGGTCGGCGCGGCCACCGAAACCGCCCTCAAGGAGCGCAAGTACCGGGTCGAGGACGCGGTCAGCGCGGCCAAGGCGGCGGTCGAGGAGGGCATCGTCCCCGGCGGCGGTACCGCGCTGGTGCAGGCGAGCACCAAGCTGGTCGAGCTGCGCGATTCGCTGTCCGGCGACGAGGCGGTCGGCATCGAGGTGGTGCGCCAGGCGCTGCGCGCGCCGCTGTTCTGGATCGCCACCAACGCCGGCGTCGACGGCTCGGTCGTGGTCAGCAAGGTCGCCGAGGGCAAGGAAGGCTTCAACGCCGCCACCCTCAGCTACGGCGATCTGCTCACCGACGGCGTCGTCGATCCGGTGAAGGTGACCCGTTCGGCGGTGATCAACGCCGCGTCCGTGGCGCGGATGGTGCTCACCACCGAAAGCGCGATCGTCGACAAGCCGGCCGACGAGGCCGACGATCACGGGCACGGCCACAGCCACTGATCCGGCTGACGCCTTAAAGGTGATCGAGCGGACCGTTCATGTTCCCCGCGGACGTGAACGGTCCGTTCGTTTTCGGCCGTTCGGGGTCGGGACGCGGGAAACCGCAACAGAATCCGGGGCGGAACCCGGAGCAGAAGTCAGGAAGCGACCGGCGGCTGCTCCGCGGCGATCGCGGTGAGCAGCCGCCCGCGCAGCGCCGCCGGCGGCTGAACAGCCGTCGCGGCGGCGAGCGCTGAGAGAGCCTCCCTGGTGAGGTGCACCTCGGTGATGAACTCGGCACGCCGAGCGGGGTCTTCACTGTCGAGCAGTTCTTGTACCGCTTGATGGTCTTCGTCGTCGATCGATCCGAGCGCGACGGTGTGCGCGAGATCGATCTGGCGTTCGTTCATCTCACGTCACCCCCAAACTTTTCTTCAGTCGTGTCAATCCGTCCCGAATTCGGGACTTAACGGTCGGTAACCCTACGCCCAGATGGCTGGCCACCTCGGCGTAGGTTCGCCCGCCGTAGTAGGCGAGCGAGATGGCCTCCCGTTGAGTTTCGGTGAGCGCACCGAGACTGTCCAGGACGGCCTGTTGTTCGAATTTACGCTCGACCTCCTCGGTGACCTCGTCGAAGTCGTTGCCGAGAACCCGTATCCCGTAAGCGACTTCGCGCTGGGTATGGGCCTGCTCGGCGCGCACCCGGTCGACGGCGCGGCGATGTGCCAGCGTCATCAGCCAAGTCGCGGCCGACCCCTTGTCCGGATCGAAACTCGCCGCCGTTCGCCAGACCTGGAGGTAGACCTCTTGTGCGGTCTCCTCCGCATAGCCCGGATCATGGAGGACGCGCAACACCAGACCGTAGACGCGCGCACACGTACGGTCGTAGAGCTCGGCGAACGCTTCCTGGTCGGACTGGCCACACCGATGTAAAAGCGCGGCGAGTTCGATGCTTTCAGCTGCGCGTGCCGAGACCGCAGATTCCACGCTGAGTGGAAAGGCTTCTCCACGGAACGAGTCGCCCTCTGCGGCCGGCGGCCGCGTTGTCACAACGCTCCATTCTGTGTCATCGGTCACTACC
This genomic interval carries:
- the groL gene encoding chaperonin GroEL (60 kDa chaperone family; promotes refolding of misfolded polypeptides especially under stressful conditions; forms two stacked rings of heptamers to form a barrel-shaped 14mer; ends can be capped by GroES; misfolded proteins enter the barrel where they are refolded when GroES binds); the protein is MAKQIEFDEKARRALERGVDKLADAVKVTLGPRGRHVVLAKAFGGPTVTNDGVTIARDIDLEDPFENLGAQLVKSVATKTNDVAGDGTTTATVLAQALVRGGLKNIAAGANPIAIGSGIAKAADAVSEALLAQATPVSGEQAIAQVATVSSRDEEIGEMVGKALTTVGKDGVVTVEESSTLQTELVVTEGVQFDKGYLSPYFVTDTDTQQASFEDAYVLLHREKISSLPDFLPLLEKIAESGKPVLIIAEDVEGEALSTLVVNAIRKTIKAVAVKAPFFGDRRKAFLDDLAVVTAGTVVNPDLGINLREAGLEVLGKARRVVVTKDDTTIIDGAGTAEDIAARGAQLRREIEATDSDWDREKLEERLAKLAGGVAVIKVGAATETALKERKYRVEDAVSAAKAAVEEGIVPGGGTALVQASTKLVELRDSLSGDEAVGIEVVRQALRAPLFWIATNAGVDGSVVVSKVAEGKEGFNAATLSYGDLLTDGVVDPVKVTRSAVINAASVARMVLTTESAIVDKPADEADDHGHGHSH
- a CDS encoding RskA family anti-sigma factor, with the translated sequence MNERQIDLAHTVALGSIDDEDHQAVQELLDSEDPARRAEFITEVHLTREALSALAAATAVQPPAALRGRLLTAIAAEQPPVAS
- a CDS encoding sigma-70 family RNA polymerase sigma factor, with translation MESAVSARAAESIELAALLHRCGQSDQEAFAELYDRTCARVYGLVLRVLHDPGYAEETAQEVYLQVWRTAASFDPDKGSAATWLMTLAHRRAVDRVRAEQAHTQREVAYGIRVLGNDFDEVTEEVERKFEQQAVLDSLGALTETQREAISLAYYGGRTYAEVASHLGVGLPTVKSRIRDGLTRLKKSLGVT